A window from Erythrobacter sp. YJ-T3-07 encodes these proteins:
- the dksA gene encoding RNA polymerase-binding protein DksA, producing the protein MAAEALSDSEILAKANKALPDDYTPSDDEEYMNERQQQFFRKLLIEWKHSLHTEAGGTLQNLADAPLREPDLADRASSETDWGIELRTRDRQRKLIAKIDAALRRIDEGEYGYCEVSGDPIGLQRLIARPVATMTVEAQEAHERREKISRND; encoded by the coding sequence ATGGCCGCAGAAGCGCTTAGCGACAGCGAAATTCTGGCCAAGGCGAACAAGGCCTTGCCGGACGACTATACGCCCTCCGACGACGAAGAATACATGAACGAGCGGCAGCAGCAGTTCTTTCGCAAGCTGCTGATCGAATGGAAGCATTCGTTGCACACCGAAGCGGGCGGCACCTTGCAGAACCTTGCCGATGCGCCGCTGCGCGAACCCGACCTTGCCGATCGCGCGTCGAGCGAGACCGACTGGGGAATCGAGCTGCGCACGCGTGACCGCCAGCGCAAGCTGATCGCCAAGATCGATGCCGCGCTGCGCCGGATCGACGAGGGCGAGTACGGCTATTGCGAGGTCAGCGGCGATCCGATCGGCCTCCAGCGCCTGATTGCGCGCCCTGTCGCAACCATGACGGTCGAGGCGCAGGAGGCGCACGAGCGGCGCGAGAAAATCTCCCGCAACGACTGA
- a CDS encoding DUF4112 domain-containing protein — MGETQTINLMGIEMPAGKDPASVYRRIQMMEQLTERSMTIPGINYDIGMDAIVGLIPVVGDIFGVAMGAYIVWEARNLGMSKWHVSRMIGNVAIDGVIGFVPLVGDVADFAFRSNSRNLKIVKNYLSKHHPHVTVVDC, encoded by the coding sequence ATGGGTGAGACGCAGACGATCAACCTGATGGGCATCGAGATGCCTGCCGGAAAAGACCCTGCATCGGTCTATCGGCGGATCCAGATGATGGAACAGCTGACCGAACGCAGCATGACCATTCCCGGAATCAACTACGACATCGGGATGGACGCGATCGTCGGCCTGATCCCGGTGGTGGGCGACATTTTCGGCGTCGCCATGGGCGCCTATATCGTGTGGGAGGCCCGCAATCTCGGCATGTCCAAATGGCACGTGTCGCGGATGATCGGCAATGTCGCGATCGATGGAGTGATCGGCTTCGTCCCGCTGGTGGGCGACGTGGCCGACTTCGCTTTCCGTTCCAATTCGCGCAATCTCAAGATCGTGAAGAACTACCTGTCCAAGCATCACCCGCACGTAACGGTGGTCGATTGTTGA
- the kynB gene encoding arylformamidase, whose amino-acid sequence MKIWDISQTLRPGLPVWPGDTDFAFERTWKMEDGSPVNVGRMTMSTHSGTHADAPLHYAADGADAAHMSLDPYLGTCIVVDARGVEGEIDIGDLPDLDYANRVLFRTWDAFPHDEWRSDWLPIGAEAIEWLAAQGVVLIGTDAPSVDPQESKTMDAHLAVLKHDMRILEGLVLDDVPAGLYELIALPLKVGAGDAGLCRAILRELPDE is encoded by the coding sequence GTGAAGATCTGGGATATTTCGCAGACGCTCCGTCCCGGACTGCCGGTGTGGCCCGGCGATACCGACTTCGCGTTCGAACGTACGTGGAAGATGGAGGACGGATCGCCGGTCAATGTCGGCCGGATGACCATGAGCACGCATTCGGGCACCCATGCCGATGCGCCGCTGCACTATGCCGCCGATGGCGCGGACGCTGCCCACATGAGCCTCGACCCGTATCTGGGCACCTGCATCGTGGTCGATGCGCGCGGCGTCGAAGGGGAGATCGACATCGGCGACCTGCCCGATCTCGATTATGCCAACCGCGTCCTGTTCCGTACCTGGGATGCCTTCCCGCACGATGAATGGCGATCCGACTGGCTGCCGATCGGGGCCGAGGCGATCGAATGGCTCGCCGCGCAGGGCGTGGTGCTGATCGGCACCGACGCTCCATCGGTCGACCCGCAGGAGAGCAAGACGATGGACGCGCATCTCGCGGTGCTGAAGCACGACATGCGCATTCTCGAAGGGCTGGTGCTCGATGATGTGCCTGCGGGCCTGTACGAACTGATCGCCCTGCCGCTGAAGGTCGGCGCCGGCGACGCGGGTCTGTGCCGAGCGATTTTGCGGGAGCTGCCCGATGAGTGA
- a CDS encoding PilZ domain-containing protein, with amino-acid sequence MNAIDTRSVKRDSLFLTAELTLADGGQSIRVKVRNLSDGGMMAEADLYVERGMRLAVDLRNVGRVTGSVAWTQDNRFGIVFDNEIDSKKVREAPAPAGDSTPRYTRPSSIAPPSATQASPRSIRKI; translated from the coding sequence ATGAACGCCATCGACACCAGATCTGTGAAGCGCGACAGCCTGTTCCTGACGGCGGAACTGACCCTGGCCGACGGGGGCCAATCGATTCGCGTGAAAGTGCGCAACCTTTCCGACGGCGGGATGATGGCAGAGGCCGATCTGTACGTCGAACGGGGCATGCGTCTGGCAGTGGACCTCCGCAATGTGGGCCGCGTCACCGGCTCGGTCGCGTGGACGCAGGACAACCGCTTCGGCATCGTGTTCGACAACGAAATCGATTCGAAGAAGGTTCGCGAGGCCCCGGCGCCCGCGGGCGACAGCACGCCGCGCTATACCCGGCCCTCCTCGATCGCGCCGCCATCGGCCACGCAGGCCTCGCCGCGTTCGATCCGCAAGATCTAG
- a CDS encoding ABC transporter substrate-binding protein: MPIRFTPVRFAPAGRPRSAARWLAAALLASALGSCGDAREGDGLPVVVIGAPDSIFEDGLRLSSGAQLVRDATASGIVALNAEGEVVPALGESWIVTEDGRSYIFRLRQLTWPDGEPLTAEDARTSLLATIRQLRGTSLGLDLRKIDDVRAMTARVIEIRLTGPMPEFLQLLAQPELAILHDGESIAPMRLEREGDLAILRPTAPESIGLPEREPDELGKTVRLRALSGVQANEAFSQGKAAALLDGTVFTLPLADTGPLSRGTIRLDPALGLFGMLVSNEQGFFAEVENREALSMAIDRAALAEGFSLGGWQPSTRVVPVGLPGNPVSPGERWASLSIDQRRDRARQQVVDWQRRTGQAPRVRLWVPEGPGSDVVVRALSLDLATIGVELRRVQFPQGADLVMIDRVARYPSARWFLNQFNCELLRGPCSPEADELVTQSLRPEPGEGSATLLAEAEGALIAREVYIPLGAPVRWSLVRSGLEGFSENSWSRHPIYALAGVEAW, encoded by the coding sequence GTGCCGATCCGATTCACTCCTGTCCGTTTCGCCCCCGCCGGGCGTCCCCGGTCCGCCGCGCGCTGGCTTGCCGCCGCGCTGCTGGCGAGCGCGCTGGGATCGTGCGGTGATGCACGCGAGGGCGACGGCCTGCCGGTGGTGGTCATCGGCGCCCCCGATTCGATTTTCGAAGATGGCCTGCGCCTCTCGTCCGGGGCGCAGCTGGTCCGCGATGCGACCGCCTCGGGCATCGTCGCGCTCAATGCGGAGGGTGAGGTGGTGCCCGCGCTAGGCGAAAGCTGGATCGTGACCGAGGACGGGCGCAGCTACATCTTCCGCCTGCGCCAGCTGACCTGGCCCGATGGCGAACCGCTGACCGCAGAGGATGCGCGGACCAGCCTGCTGGCGACGATCCGCCAGCTGCGCGGCACCTCGCTGGGCCTCGACCTGCGCAAGATCGACGACGTGCGCGCGATGACCGCGCGGGTGATCGAGATTCGCCTGACCGGGCCGATGCCCGAATTCCTGCAACTGCTCGCCCAGCCCGAACTGGCGATCCTGCATGATGGCGAATCGATCGCGCCGATGCGGCTGGAACGCGAAGGCGACCTGGCGATCCTGCGCCCGACCGCGCCCGAATCGATCGGCCTGCCCGAGCGCGAGCCTGACGAGCTGGGCAAGACCGTCCGCCTGCGGGCGCTGTCGGGCGTGCAGGCGAACGAGGCATTCAGCCAGGGCAAGGCGGCGGCGCTGCTCGACGGGACGGTGTTCACCCTTCCGCTGGCCGATACCGGCCCGCTGTCGCGCGGGACCATCCGGCTGGACCCCGCGCTGGGCCTGTTCGGCATGCTGGTGAGCAACGAACAGGGCTTCTTCGCCGAGGTCGAAAATCGCGAGGCGCTGTCCATGGCGATCGACCGCGCGGCGTTGGCCGAGGGGTTCAGTCTGGGTGGCTGGCAGCCCTCGACCCGAGTCGTGCCCGTCGGCCTGCCGGGCAATCCTGTTTCGCCCGGCGAACGCTGGGCGTCGCTCTCGATCGATCAGCGGCGCGATCGCGCGCGCCAGCAGGTGGTCGACTGGCAGCGCCGCACCGGGCAGGCACCGCGGGTCCGCCTGTGGGTGCCCGAGGGGCCGGGCAGCGATGTGGTGGTACGCGCGCTCTCGCTCGACCTGGCGACGATCGGGGTGGAGCTGCGCCGGGTCCAGTTTCCGCAAGGGGCGGATCTGGTGATGATCGACCGGGTGGCGCGCTATCCCAGCGCGCGCTGGTTCCTCAACCAGTTCAATTGCGAACTGCTTCGCGGCCCCTGCTCGCCCGAAGCGGACGAACTGGTGACGCAGTCGCTGCGGCCCGAGCCGGGCGAGGGCTCCGCGACGCTGCTGGCCGAGGCCGAGGGTGCGCTGATCGCGCGCGAGGTGTATATTCCGCTGGGCGCGCCGGTCCGCTGGTCGCTGGTCCGCAGCGGGCTGGAAGGTTTTTCCGAGAACTCGTGGTCCAGACACCCCATTTATGCGTTGGCAGGGGTAGAGGCCTGGTAG
- a CDS encoding tryptophan 2,3-dioxygenase — MPDTTDNDGVTYASYLDLDRILAAQHPRSDAQDELLFIIVHQASELWLKLCLHELEAAREAIREDRLRPAFKMLARVARAQEQLIQSWNVLSTMTPHDYSLVRPHLGTSSGFQSAQYRLMEFILGGRKPNMVTMHEAVPEVAEKLRAELAKPSLYEETVRLLAKRGFAIPEDVLNRDREERWEKSDAVEAAWVTIYQNPHDHWDLYELAEKLVDLEYHFQRWRFGHLKTVERIIGFKKGTGGTSGVGYLEGVLKEVFFPELLSVRTAL; from the coding sequence ATGCCAGACACGACCGACAATGACGGCGTAACCTACGCCTCCTATCTCGATCTCGACCGGATTCTCGCCGCGCAGCATCCGCGCTCCGACGCGCAAGACGAATTGCTGTTCATCATCGTCCACCAAGCGAGCGAGCTGTGGCTCAAGCTGTGCCTGCACGAGCTGGAGGCCGCGCGCGAGGCGATCCGCGAGGACCGGTTGCGCCCCGCGTTCAAGATGCTCGCCCGCGTGGCACGCGCGCAGGAGCAGCTGATCCAGAGCTGGAACGTGCTGAGCACGATGACCCCGCACGACTATTCGCTGGTCCGCCCGCATCTGGGCACCTCCAGCGGCTTCCAGTCCGCGCAGTACCGGCTGATGGAATTCATCCTCGGCGGGCGCAAACCCAACATGGTGACGATGCACGAGGCGGTGCCCGAGGTGGCGGAGAAGCTGCGCGCGGAACTGGCAAAGCCCAGCCTCTACGAGGAGACTGTGCGCCTGCTCGCCAAGCGCGGCTTCGCCATCCCCGAGGACGTGCTCAATCGCGACCGCGAAGAGCGGTGGGAGAAATCCGACGCGGTCGAGGCTGCGTGGGTGACGATCTACCAGAACCCGCACGACCACTGGGACCTGTACGAGCTGGCCGAGAAGCTGGTCGACCTCGAATATCACTTCCAGCGCTGGCGCTTCGGGCATCTGAAGACGGTCGAGCGGATCATCGGGTTCAAGAAGGGCACCGGCGGCACGTCGGGCGTCGGCTACCTCGAAGGAGTGCTGAAGGAAGTGTTTTTCCCCGAGCTGCTGTCTGTCAGGACAGCGCTGTGA